Proteins encoded within one genomic window of Panacibacter microcysteis:
- a CDS encoding glycoside hydrolase family 43 protein: MSAAGKQEINFKAFNDSAISQPLIKHMYTADPSAHVFDGRIYIYLSHDIDAGNAFDDLGSHFAMEDYHVISMDTPGSQATDHGRALHVNDVPWAAKQMWAPDAQEKDGRYYLFFPAKDHDGIFRIGVAVSDQPTGPFIPQPQPIENSFSIDPAVFKDDDGSYYMYFGGIWGGQLQRWRSGSFNAAEPQSPFAHLPANDEPALCAKVAKLTNDLFSFAEEPTDVLIIDEHGKPLLQGDTERRFFEASWMHKYNGKYYFSYSTGDTHFICYAIGDNPYGPFTYAGRVLNPVLGWTSHHSIIMFNGEWYLFYHDSSLSEGVTHLRSIKVAKMEYDGHGMIQTLEPYNGLSAPV, translated from the coding sequence TATACCGCAGATCCTTCAGCGCATGTTTTCGATGGTAGAATATATATTTATCTTTCGCATGATATCGATGCGGGCAATGCTTTTGACGATCTTGGCAGCCACTTCGCCATGGAAGACTATCACGTTATTTCTATGGATACACCCGGAAGCCAGGCAACAGATCATGGAAGGGCATTACATGTAAACGATGTGCCATGGGCCGCAAAACAGATGTGGGCACCAGATGCGCAGGAAAAAGATGGCCGTTACTATCTCTTTTTTCCGGCAAAAGATCACGATGGTATTTTCAGGATTGGTGTAGCTGTTAGTGATCAGCCAACCGGTCCTTTCATACCACAACCACAACCTATAGAAAATAGTTTTTCTATCGATCCGGCTGTGTTTAAAGATGATGATGGAAGTTATTATATGTACTTTGGTGGTATTTGGGGCGGCCAGCTCCAACGCTGGCGCAGTGGTTCTTTCAACGCTGCCGAACCTCAAAGCCCTTTTGCACACCTGCCCGCAAACGACGAACCCGCATTGTGCGCAAAAGTCGCGAAACTAACCAATGATCTTTTCAGTTTTGCAGAAGAGCCAACTGATGTGCTCATCATCGATGAGCACGGAAAACCATTGTTACAGGGCGATACCGAACGGCGCTTCTTCGAGGCATCCTGGATGCATAAATACAACGGAAAGTATTATTTTTCCTATTCTACGGGCGATACACATTTCATTTGTTATGCCATCGGCGATAATCCCTACGGGCCTTTCACGTATGCAGGCAGGGTGCTGAATCCCGTGCTCGGGTGGACCTCTCATCATTCGATCATAATGTTCAACGGGGAATGGTACCTGTTTTACCATGACAGCAGTCTTAGCGAAGGTGTAACACATTTACGCAGTATCAAAGTAGCTAAAATGGAATATGACGGGCATGGTATGATTCAAACGCTGGAACCCTATAACGGTTTAAGTGCCCCTGTTTAA
- a CDS encoding sialate O-acetylesterase: MKIVATLFICLALSLCHTRACARVKLPRIFRDSMILQRDAKINIWGWASNGEKISVKFNGRVYKTTTGNNGKWMLQLAPAQAGGPYTMQIAGSNKIILRDILIGDVWLCAGQSNMEHQMKLHAVRYAAEIATADNKYIRQFKVPNTANLLAAQQDLNDGYWKWADSSNVKDFSAVAYFFAKALYEKYKVPVGIINASWGGIPIEAMMSEKSLEEFPGILGTVEKNKDTIYVNNTNRKAFEIIQSTPKPVDRGITEKWYEPSYIPKNWRQIAVPGYWEDQGIRDLDGALWFRKEVDLDHPDFAPAKVFLGRIVDADELYINGVKIGATGYMYPQRRYPVPAGILKKGKNLFVVRITNNYGKGGFVPDKPYQLIVGKDTVDLTGYWQYKVGYVKPANTLPAPFTIAMQNQPTALFNAMIAPLTGYNVKGFAWYQGESNTGRSAEYASLQAAMIRDWRSKWGDNSLPFLFVQLPGFMDYTYSPVESGWALFREAQAGSLTLPNTAMAVTIDLGEWNDIHPDRKKEVGDRLALAAQKIAYDEAIVFTGPTFAAQTISGNKIIVSFNNTGSGLATSNGEALSEFAIAGDDKKFVSANAVIEGNHVIVSIEIIQHPKYVRYAWADNPPNPNLINKEGLPAAPFRTDQ; this comes from the coding sequence ATGAAGATTGTTGCCACTCTTTTTATATGCCTGGCCTTATCCTTATGCCATACCAGGGCATGTGCCCGGGTAAAACTGCCACGTATTTTCAGGGATAGCATGATACTACAGCGCGATGCCAAAATTAACATATGGGGTTGGGCGTCAAACGGTGAAAAGATATCGGTAAAATTCAACGGCAGGGTTTATAAAACAACAACGGGCAATAATGGAAAATGGATGTTGCAACTGGCACCTGCACAAGCAGGCGGCCCTTACACGATGCAAATTGCCGGTAGCAACAAAATCATACTACGCGATATTTTGATCGGGGATGTATGGTTATGCGCCGGTCAGTCAAACATGGAGCACCAGATGAAACTTCATGCAGTTCGTTATGCCGCGGAAATTGCAACTGCAGACAATAAATATATACGCCAGTTTAAAGTGCCCAATACCGCTAACCTTCTTGCGGCGCAGCAGGATTTGAATGATGGCTATTGGAAATGGGCAGATTCCTCCAATGTAAAAGATTTTTCAGCGGTTGCATATTTTTTTGCCAAAGCCTTGTATGAAAAATACAAGGTGCCAGTTGGCATCATCAATGCAAGCTGGGGTGGTATTCCCATCGAAGCAATGATGAGTGAAAAGTCATTGGAAGAGTTCCCGGGTATTTTGGGGACAGTGGAAAAAAACAAAGACACCATCTATGTTAACAATACAAACCGTAAAGCTTTTGAAATAATACAGTCAACGCCAAAGCCGGTAGACAGAGGCATTACGGAAAAGTGGTATGAGCCGTCTTATATACCAAAAAACTGGCGTCAGATAGCTGTTCCCGGCTACTGGGAAGATCAGGGTATCAGGGATCTTGACGGAGCGCTATGGTTCAGGAAGGAAGTCGATCTTGATCATCCTGATTTTGCTCCGGCCAAAGTATTCCTCGGTAGAATTGTCGACGCGGATGAACTCTATATCAACGGCGTTAAAATAGGCGCTACCGGCTATATGTATCCCCAGCGCCGTTACCCTGTTCCGGCGGGCATATTGAAAAAAGGTAAAAATCTTTTCGTTGTACGCATCACCAATAATTATGGCAAAGGCGGCTTCGTGCCAGACAAACCTTACCAGCTGATTGTAGGTAAAGACACAGTTGACCTTACCGGGTATTGGCAATACAAGGTTGGTTATGTAAAACCAGCCAATACTTTGCCTGCACCCTTCACCATCGCAATGCAGAATCAACCCACCGCCTTGTTTAATGCAATGATTGCTCCTTTAACTGGTTATAACGTTAAAGGATTTGCCTGGTACCAGGGCGAAAGCAATACAGGCAGGTCTGCTGAGTATGCCTCCCTGCAAGCGGCGATGATTAGAGACTGGCGTAGTAAATGGGGCGATAATTCACTGCCGTTCCTCTTTGTGCAGTTGCCTGGCTTTATGGATTATACATATTCTCCTGTGGAAAGTGGATGGGCTTTGTTCAGGGAAGCGCAGGCAGGATCCTTAACACTCCCAAACACGGCAATGGCAGTTACCATTGATTTGGGCGAATGGAACGATATTCACCCCGACAGGAAAAAAGAAGTTGGAGACAGGCTTGCACTGGCAGCACAAAAAATAGCATACGATGAAGCTATCGTTTTTACCGGGCCCACCTTCGCTGCTCAAACAATTAGCGGCAATAAAATCATTGTATCATTCAACAATACGGGCAGCGGCCTTGCAACAAGTAATGGAGAGGCGTTAAGCGAATTCGCCATTGCAGGCGATGATAAAAAGTTTGTTTCGGCAAATGCTGTGATTGAAGGAAACCATGTTATTGTATCAATTGAAATAATCCAGCATCCGAAATACGTGCGTTATGCCTGGGCCGATAATCCGCCCAACCCCAACCTCATCAACAAGGAAGGTCTTCCTGCCGCACCTTTTAGAACAGATCAGTAA
- a CDS encoding glycosyltransferase, which translates to MDLVCFSHLRWNFVYQRPQHLLTRFANYYRVFYVEEYIYSDGEDGYSLSVNSDNVNVIIPHLKSGDIENVDINERIANIICQLFKAEQIEDYLFWYYTPMAVLYSRRFNPSLIVYDCMDELSAFSFAPASLKDAEQELFLKADVVFTGGVSLYNAKKAKHPKVFCFPSSIDKEHFSKARNNHNQPDDQMSIPHPRFGFFGVIDERFDIDLIRDVSAIKPDWHFIILGPVVKIDPATLPIKENIHYLGSKNYEELPLYISGWDVAMIPFAINASTKFISPTKTPEYLAAGVPVISTAIQDVVDPYGLNKTVNIIRSAKEFVDKATAVLHEPSRAEWLSKVDVFLKNNSWNNTWQEMNEIIDEELFAAKANLTDKTKQYV; encoded by the coding sequence ATGGATTTAGTTTGTTTTTCCCATTTAAGATGGAATTTCGTTTACCAGCGTCCTCAACATTTATTAACCCGTTTTGCCAACTACTATCGTGTATTTTATGTAGAGGAATATATTTACAGCGATGGGGAAGATGGCTACTCGTTATCTGTTAACAGCGATAATGTAAATGTCATAATCCCGCATTTAAAAAGTGGGGACATTGAAAATGTTGATATCAATGAACGGATTGCCAATATAATTTGTCAGCTGTTTAAAGCTGAACAGATTGAGGATTATTTGTTTTGGTATTATACGCCTATGGCAGTACTGTATTCACGCCGGTTTAATCCTTCCTTAATTGTATATGACTGTATGGATGAACTCTCTGCCTTCAGCTTCGCTCCGGCAAGTTTAAAAGACGCAGAGCAGGAACTGTTCCTAAAGGCAGACGTCGTTTTTACGGGTGGTGTAAGTTTATACAACGCCAAAAAAGCTAAGCATCCAAAAGTGTTTTGTTTCCCCAGCAGTATTGATAAGGAGCATTTTTCAAAAGCGCGTAATAACCATAACCAGCCTGATGATCAAATGTCTATACCACATCCGAGATTTGGCTTTTTCGGTGTTATTGACGAGCGCTTCGATATTGATCTGATCAGAGACGTATCCGCAATAAAGCCCGATTGGCATTTCATAATTCTCGGACCGGTGGTAAAGATCGATCCCGCTACTTTGCCGATCAAAGAAAACATTCATTACCTCGGCAGCAAAAACTATGAAGAATTGCCCCTGTACATTAGCGGTTGGGATGTGGCAATGATTCCGTTTGCTATCAATGCATCAACAAAATTTATCAGTCCCACAAAAACACCGGAATATTTAGCGGCGGGCGTACCCGTTATATCTACTGCTATTCAGGATGTGGTTGACCCATATGGCCTCAACAAAACAGTAAACATTATACGCTCAGCAAAAGAATTCGTTGACAAAGCAACAGCAGTGTTGCACGAACCTTCAAGAGCAGAATGGCTAAGCAAGGTCGATGTCTTCCTGAAAAACAACTCGTGGAATAACACCTGGCAGGAGATGAACGAGATCATCGACGAAGAACTTTTCGCAGCAAAAGCTAACCTCACAGACAAAACAAAACAATATGTTTGA
- the glf gene encoding UDP-galactopyranose mutase yields MFDFLIIGAGFAGSVLAERLATVGKKKVLIIDKRNHIAGNTFDYYNTDGILVHKYGPHIFHTNSRDVYDYVGQFTKWRPYEHHVLASVDGQLVPVPINQNTINKLYGLNLTGEQMVDFYKKRAEKTDVIKTSEDVVVNAVGRELYEKFFKGYTNKQWDLDPSELDASVTARVPTRTNKDDRYFTDTYQAMPLHGYTQLFTRMLEHPNIKIMLNTDYADIAGVIPYKSLIYTGPIDSYFDYCYGKLPYRSIDFKFETIDTEKFQSSGTINYPNSQPYTRITEFKYLTGQIHPKTTLVYEYPKAEGDPYYPIPQPENADVYKKYKLLASTIPNTYFTGRLGTYKYYNMDQVIAQSLTLFKKIMSEKNVNHLNGHVVPFAHTNGIG; encoded by the coding sequence ATGTTTGATTTTTTGATCATTGGCGCCGGCTTCGCCGGCAGTGTATTGGCAGAGCGACTCGCTACAGTCGGCAAAAAGAAAGTGTTGATAATTGATAAACGCAATCATATAGCCGGTAATACATTTGATTATTACAACACAGACGGTATCCTTGTACATAAATACGGTCCTCATATCTTTCATACAAACTCAAGGGATGTATATGATTACGTTGGTCAGTTTACCAAATGGCGCCCCTATGAGCACCATGTACTGGCCAGTGTAGATGGCCAACTGGTTCCTGTTCCTATTAACCAGAATACCATAAACAAATTATATGGGCTCAATCTAACAGGAGAACAGATGGTCGATTTTTATAAAAAGCGTGCTGAAAAAACTGACGTGATCAAAACCTCTGAAGACGTTGTGGTAAATGCAGTAGGTCGCGAATTGTATGAAAAATTTTTTAAGGGGTACACAAATAAGCAGTGGGATCTTGATCCTTCAGAACTTGATGCATCGGTTACTGCAAGAGTACCTACCCGCACCAACAAAGACGACCGGTATTTTACCGATACTTACCAGGCTATGCCTTTGCATGGTTATACCCAGTTGTTTACGAGAATGCTCGAGCATCCTAATATCAAGATTATGCTCAATACAGACTACGCAGATATTGCCGGCGTTATCCCGTATAAATCACTGATCTACACTGGCCCCATCGACAGCTATTTTGATTATTGCTACGGGAAGCTTCCGTATCGCTCTATCGACTTTAAATTTGAAACGATAGATACAGAGAAGTTCCAATCATCTGGCACAATTAATTATCCCAATAGTCAGCCTTATACACGTATTACAGAGTTTAAATACCTCACAGGACAAATACACCCGAAAACAACATTGGTATACGAATATCCAAAAGCAGAAGGAGATCCTTATTATCCTATTCCGCAACCGGAAAACGCAGATGTATACAAGAAATACAAATTACTTGCATCTACTATTCCAAATACGTATTTCACGGGTCGCCTGGGTACATACAAGTATTATAACATGGACCAGGTCATTGCGCAATCACTCACGCTATTCAAAAAAATCATGAGTGAAAAGAATGTGAATCACCTGAATGGGCATGTTGTTCCTTTTGCACACACAAACGGAATAGGATAA
- a CDS encoding amine oxidase — protein MTSYPDHENPFRSFWMAGFECTDKLNAFGNRVDFLNLTGHLNLLGEDYRMLEQFNIATVREGIRWSQVEKKPYNYDWSAVEKMIIHAKANNIQLVWDICHFGFPDDLTPLHPMFERRFAALCKAFAVFYRSVDAESVLIVTPINEVSFLSWLGGEVCGTSPYGKGIGWQVKYKLMKAYIEGIEALKEIEPNVRILTTEPLVNIVPPLNASPETAMNAATQHEEQFQVLEMLSGQMCPELRGKPEYLDIIGLNYYFNNQWVHGTNEMLSWTAASTDPRWASLSSLFTQVHARYNRPMLLSETSHPEENRPLWIRNITNECALALQNDIPLWGICLYPVIDRPDWDHTHVWHRSGLWDNPWQGQKHSRILNQPYAEALQKSQEYIREFIAVEPTVTY, from the coding sequence ATGACTTCATATCCTGATCACGAAAATCCATTCAGATCTTTCTGGATGGCAGGTTTCGAGTGCACAGATAAATTAAACGCTTTTGGTAACCGTGTTGATTTTCTAAACCTCACAGGCCATCTAAACCTGCTTGGAGAAGATTACCGTATGCTCGAACAGTTCAACATTGCTACGGTAAGAGAAGGCATACGGTGGAGCCAGGTCGAGAAAAAGCCGTATAACTACGACTGGAGTGCTGTTGAAAAAATGATTATACACGCAAAGGCAAATAACATTCAATTGGTTTGGGATATCTGCCACTTTGGATTTCCCGACGATTTAACACCGCTGCACCCAATGTTTGAAAGACGCTTTGCTGCGCTCTGCAAAGCCTTTGCTGTTTTTTACCGATCTGTTGATGCTGAAAGTGTATTGATTGTTACACCCATTAATGAAGTAAGCTTCCTATCGTGGCTGGGTGGGGAAGTCTGCGGCACTTCGCCATATGGCAAAGGAATTGGCTGGCAGGTGAAATACAAATTAATGAAGGCATATATTGAAGGTATCGAAGCACTAAAAGAAATAGAACCGAATGTAAGAATACTGACCACTGAACCGCTTGTTAACATTGTTCCACCGTTGAATGCATCGCCTGAAACAGCCATGAACGCTGCAACACAGCACGAAGAACAGTTCCAGGTATTGGAAATGCTTTCAGGGCAGATGTGCCCGGAATTGCGCGGAAAACCCGAATATCTGGATATCATAGGGCTCAATTATTATTTTAATAATCAATGGGTACATGGCACAAATGAAATGCTATCCTGGACGGCAGCCAGCACCGATCCACGCTGGGCTTCATTAAGCAGTTTGTTTACACAGGTGCACGCAAGGTATAACCGGCCAATGCTCCTGTCCGAAACCAGTCACCCGGAAGAAAACCGCCCGTTATGGATCAGGAATATTACAAATGAATGCGCGCTGGCATTACAAAACGATATTCCGTTATGGGGCATATGCCTCTACCCGGTAATCGACCGCCCAGATTGGGATCATACCCATGTATGGCATCGGTCCGGTTTGTGGGATAATCCATGGCAGGGACAAAAACATAGCCGCATCCTTAACCAGCCCTATGCAGAAGCATTACAAAAATCACAGGAGTATATCCGGGAATTCATAGCAGTAGAGCCAACGGTTACGTATTGA
- a CDS encoding helix-turn-helix domain-containing protein has product MKLSCKQIDLGEVEFLEALSPQQLEELKACLSKYGLRLMDDRRSMLVEQIKAVVIEMVHYLDELPDVKYSVYISEKLGKNYTYLANLFSEVKGITLEHYIILHKIEKIKELMLYDELSLSEIAYKLDYSSPAHLSNQFKKITGLTPSFFKKLKQKRSMPLEDL; this is encoded by the coding sequence TTGAAATTGTCGTGTAAGCAAATAGATTTAGGCGAAGTGGAATTTCTCGAAGCATTGTCCCCGCAGCAACTGGAAGAACTTAAAGCATGCTTATCGAAATATGGCCTTCGTTTAATGGATGACCGCCGGTCAATGCTGGTAGAGCAGATAAAAGCAGTAGTGATAGAAATGGTACACTACCTGGATGAACTGCCAGACGTGAAGTATTCAGTTTACATCAGTGAAAAGCTGGGCAAAAATTATACTTACCTGGCAAATCTTTTTTCCGAAGTAAAAGGCATTACACTCGAGCATTATATAATCTTACATAAGATCGAGAAGATCAAAGAGCTGATGCTGTATGATGAACTTTCGTTAAGCGAGATAGCCTACAAGCTCGATTACAGCAGTCCCGCACATCTTAGCAATCAATTCAAAAAAATTACAGGCCTTACACCATCTTTTTTTAAGAAGTTAAAACAGAAAAGAAGCATGCCTTTGGAAGACCTGTGA
- a CDS encoding cupin domain-containing protein, which yields MNNNDNTGDPKHKHTNEDRQHHGNKKFDNSYNELEKGKPYIVVEIVEYIPNAVVSKTIIKKASGNITAMSFATGEELEEKISPFDIYVQVIDGTAEVMVNNKKFDLTLGTGFVIPANSVHRLSAKQQFKMVCTVIKSGYDM from the coding sequence ATGAACAACAATGACAATACCGGCGACCCGAAACATAAACATACAAATGAGGACCGGCAGCACCACGGTAATAAAAAATTTGACAACAGTTATAATGAACTGGAAAAAGGCAAACCCTACATTGTTGTGGAAATTGTGGAGTACATTCCGAATGCTGTTGTAAGCAAAACAATTATAAAGAAAGCATCCGGCAATATCACCGCCATGTCGTTCGCAACAGGTGAAGAACTGGAAGAAAAGATTTCTCCTTTTGACATATATGTGCAGGTAATAGACGGCACTGCAGAAGTTATGGTAAACAACAAAAAATTTGATCTCACGCTGGGTACCGGTTTTGTAATACCTGCAAATTCGGTACATCGGCTAAGTGCCAAACAACAGTTTAAAATGGTTTGCACAGTCATAAAAAGCGGTTATGATATGTAA
- a CDS encoding fatty acid desaturase, whose translation MNLILFFFIGHWFLSLFFHSFFLHRYASHQLYTTSKNWERVIYLSTWIVQGSSFLVPRAYGVMHRMHHEYSDTVKDPHSPHFFKDIWGMMWNTIVIFKSFKTRKNLPEPQFTREYLPVWNKLDHLGDHVITRISFALLYVGIYIAFAPSLWWFLLLPIHFLMGPIQGAIVNWCGHKYGYINYHNGDHSKNSSPFGIVMMGELFQNNHHHQKYNANFARKWFEFDLTYIIMLGLNKMKIIRLKPLVQEA comes from the coding sequence ATGAATTTAATCTTATTCTTTTTTATCGGTCATTGGTTTTTATCGTTGTTTTTTCACTCGTTCTTTTTACACCGTTATGCATCTCACCAATTGTATACCACCAGTAAGAACTGGGAAAGAGTGATCTACCTTTCTACATGGATTGTGCAAGGCTCCTCTTTTCTCGTACCGAGAGCATACGGTGTTATGCACCGCATGCATCATGAATACAGTGATACCGTAAAGGACCCGCATTCCCCGCATTTCTTTAAAGATATATGGGGCATGATGTGGAATACTATTGTAATATTCAAAAGTTTCAAAACCAGGAAAAACCTTCCTGAACCACAGTTTACCAGGGAATACCTGCCGGTTTGGAACAAGCTCGATCATTTGGGCGACCATGTTATTACAAGAATATCATTCGCGTTGTTGTACGTTGGTATTTACATCGCTTTTGCGCCATCTTTATGGTGGTTCTTGTTATTACCCATTCATTTTTTGATGGGGCCGATACAGGGAGCAATTGTAAACTGGTGCGGCCATAAATATGGCTATATAAATTATCATAACGGAGACCATTCTAAAAACTCCTCTCCTTTTGGTATTGTAATGATGGGTGAATTGTTTCAAAACAATCATCACCACCAGAAATACAATGCAAATTTTGCCCGCAAATGGTTTGAGTTTGATCTTACCTACATTATTATGCTCGGGTTGAATAAAATGAAAATCATCCGGTTGAAACCGTTGGTACAGGAAGCATAA
- the dnaA gene encoding chromosomal replication initiator protein DnaA: MTKTAESIWSNCLKIIKDIVDWQPYKTWFEPIKAVELKGNVLLIQVPSQFFFEYLEEHYVTLLAKTLKRELGKEARLEYRIMVDSGSNGHNGTMDVPAGNMKMYNNNEMDFPLIINSPVKNPFVIPGLKKMQIDPQLNATYTFDSFIEGDCNRVARRAGKTVAEKPGANSFNPLVIYGGVGLGKTHLAQAIGNEVKRLHPNKVVLYVSSEKFINQFQDHSRNNAINDFIHFYQLIDVLIIDDVQFFSRAERSQDAFFAIFNHLHQSGKQLVLTSDKPPKDLDGMQERLLSRFRWGLSADLQIPDYETRIEILERKMKNDGLDMPKEVVKYVAYNISTNVRELEGALISLLAQSSLNKREIDLELAKKVLRNFVKTSSKEITIDAIQKMVCEYFDVPYDKLLQKTRKREIVQARQITMYLAKAFTKNSLKTIGEHFGGRDHTTVIHSCQTVKDLMDTDSLFRENVMELTQKVQLAAM; encoded by the coding sequence ATGACTAAAACCGCTGAATCTATATGGAGTAACTGTTTAAAGATTATAAAAGATATTGTTGACTGGCAACCCTATAAAACATGGTTCGAACCTATTAAAGCGGTGGAATTAAAAGGCAATGTGTTGTTAATACAGGTACCTAGCCAATTCTTCTTTGAATATCTTGAAGAACATTATGTAACCCTGCTCGCGAAAACATTGAAACGGGAACTTGGCAAAGAAGCCAGGCTCGAATACCGCATAATGGTTGACAGTGGCAGCAATGGCCACAACGGCACAATGGATGTGCCTGCAGGCAACATGAAAATGTACAACAACAACGAAATGGATTTTCCACTCATCATAAACAGTCCTGTTAAGAACCCGTTTGTAATACCGGGTCTTAAAAAGATGCAGATAGATCCGCAGCTTAATGCAACCTATACATTCGATTCTTTTATTGAAGGTGATTGCAACAGGGTGGCACGCCGTGCAGGTAAAACCGTGGCAGAAAAACCCGGTGCAAATTCTTTTAACCCGCTCGTAATATATGGTGGTGTGGGCTTGGGTAAAACACACCTTGCACAGGCCATAGGCAATGAAGTAAAAAGACTGCACCCAAACAAAGTTGTGTTATATGTAAGCAGCGAAAAATTTATTAACCAGTTCCAGGACCACAGCCGTAATAATGCTATCAACGATTTTATTCACTTCTACCAGTTGATAGATGTGCTGATCATAGATGATGTACAGTTTTTTTCCAGGGCAGAAAGAAGCCAGGATGCATTCTTCGCCATATTCAATCACCTGCACCAAAGTGGTAAACAATTAGTACTTACATCAGATAAGCCACCAAAAGACCTGGATGGTATGCAGGAAAGATTGCTCAGCCGTTTTCGCTGGGGCCTTAGCGCAGACCTGCAGATTCCTGACTATGAAACACGCATAGAGATACTGGAAAGAAAAATGAAGAACGATGGTCTCGACATGCCAAAAGAAGTTGTTAAATATGTGGCATACAATATCAGCACCAATGTAAGAGAGCTGGAAGGCGCATTGATCTCGTTGCTTGCACAATCATCGCTCAACAAAAGAGAAATCGATCTCGAACTTGCAAAAAAAGTACTGCGCAATTTTGTAAAAACAAGCAGTAAAGAAATTACCATAGATGCCATACAAAAAATGGTGTGCGAATACTTTGATGTGCCTTACGACAAGCTCTTACAAAAAACACGTAAGAGAGAAATTGTACAGGCAAGACAAATAACCATGTACCTCGCAAAAGCATTTACCAAGAACTCGCTCAAAACAATTGGTGAGCATTTTGGCGGCCGCGATCATACCACCGTTATACACAGTTGCCAAACGGTAAAAGATCTTATGGATACCGACAGTCTCTTTCGCGAAAACGTAATGGAGCTTACGCAAAAAGTACAACTTGCTGCTATGTAA
- a CDS encoding DUF3127 domain-containing protein produces MSFEITGKLVAKYDTVQRTETFKTREFVIEKTEDIGGRTISNYVKFQSVQDRTSMPDRFNVGDEVKVSFNIKGTKWVKDGRENYITNLDAWRMEHVKLGQDAGNNSSQPASVDFPPGDVVDDLPF; encoded by the coding sequence ATGTCATTCGAAATAACAGGCAAACTTGTAGCAAAGTATGATACCGTGCAGCGTACCGAAACATTCAAGACAAGAGAATTCGTTATTGAAAAAACAGAAGATATAGGTGGCAGAACCATCAGCAATTATGTAAAGTTTCAGAGTGTACAGGACAGAACATCAATGCCTGATCGTTTCAATGTTGGAGATGAAGTAAAAGTGTCGTTCAACATCAAAGGAACAAAGTGGGTAAAAGATGGCAGAGAAAATTACATTACCAATCTCGATGCCTGGAGAATGGAGCACGTAAAACTTGGGCAGGATGCAGGAAACAATTCATCTCAGCCGGCATCAGTAGATTTCCCTCCCGGTGATGTGGTAGACGATCTTCCTTTTTAG
- a CDS encoding outer membrane beta-barrel protein, whose translation MRKIILLASLVMGSIPVFSQITTLSDAELGFGLETAVPLKGLNETQKTGLGGSIKFGYTLPNTYYLAPTFQAGFISFSGKAIPQDQTNLLKETYTPVFMVPVKVGLRYTFAGGIYGEPQVGATMSMSETDMGQSKNSFGLTYAFNLGFQTLPGLDISARYESVKYLNGDAAMAGLRIAYHFTFRRQEIY comes from the coding sequence ATGAGAAAAATAATTTTACTCGCTTCTCTCGTAATGGGATCAATCCCCGTTTTTTCACAAATCACTACTTTATCAGATGCAGAACTGGGGTTCGGTTTAGAAACTGCCGTTCCGTTGAAAGGTTTAAATGAAACGCAGAAGACAGGTCTTGGCGGTTCAATAAAATTTGGCTACACATTGCCAAATACGTATTATCTCGCACCAACATTCCAGGCAGGCTTTATATCTTTTTCAGGCAAAGCCATTCCGCAGGATCAAACCAATCTCCTGAAAGAAACCTACACACCTGTTTTTATGGTGCCGGTGAAAGTAGGGTTGCGTTATACCTTTGCAGGCGGCATATATGGCGAGCCACAGGTTGGCGCAACCATGAGCATGTCTGAAACAGACATGGGACAATCAAAGAATTCATTTGGATTAACATATGCATTTAATCTTGGTTTTCAAACATTACCAGGTTTAGATATCAGTGCCAGGTACGAGTCCGTTAAATATCTGAACGGCGATGCCGCTATGGCAGGGTTGAGAATAGCCTATCATTTTACCTTCAGACGACAGGAAATATATTAA